GTAAGATGACTCCCGAAGGAATAGTAACCACCTTTGCTGGTAACGGTATGGCAGGTTTTACAAATGGAAAAGGCAAAGAAGCTACGTTTGATAGTCCGATTGGTATTTGTATTGATATGTATGATAATCTTTACGTAGTAGATGCAAATAACAAGGCTATCCGCAAAATTACTCCTGATGGTATAGTTTCCACTTACTTGCATACAGATTTTAGAGGCTTTGTAGACAGCACAGTATATTACAATCGCAAAAGATTAAATTTCGCCAGTACCTTAAATAACACAGGTGGGGGAGTAGCTATATCCCCTGATGCTAAAAAAATTTACATTGCAGATGGTGGCTCAAATGTTATATTCAAAGTAGATGTAGAAAAAAAATACGTTACTATACTAGCAGGTTCAGGAAAAATTGGATGGAAAGATGGCGAAGCTAAAACAGCCATGTTCAACTCACCCGTAGAGATAATTACAGATGCCCAAGAAAATATCTACGTTTGTGATTATAGAAATAACTGCATTCGCAAAATTAAACCTAAACCTATCCCTCAAAAAGAACAACAAAACAAAGAATTGCTTGTAGTCAAACCCAAATCAAACACACAGAAAAACCTAACTACTGAAAACAAATTTACTCCTACTAAAACCTATTTTTTACAAGGTATAGTAAAGGATAAGAACACAGGTAAGTTCATTTCAAACGTACCTATACAGATAGATGAAGAAATCGCTCCCTCACTTGTTTCAGATACAGAAGGTAAGTATAAACGCCAAATAACATCAGGTAAACATACATTAAAAATTCAAATACAAGACTATTTACCTTACCAAGCTGAAATTTTTATCCCTGAAAATCAATATGAAAACATGTTAGATATCTTTTTAGAAAGAATTGAGGTAGGTAAAAAAATGATACTCAAAAACATTTACTTTGAACCTAACAGCACTAAATTAGCCGATAGCTCATACAAGTATCTACAAGAATTTGCAGCATATCTTAAAAAAAATCCTACTGTAAAAGTGCGCATCAATGGGCATACAGATGTAGGCAGTAAAAATGAACAAGATAATCTCATTCTTTCTGAAAATAGGGCAAAAGTAGTTATGTTGTATTTAATTACGCAAGGAGTAGACAAAAAACAACTCTGTAGCAAAGGTTTTGGAAGTAGCCAACCTATTGCCGATAACCGTACATCCGAAGGGCGTGCTAAAAATAGGCGCACAGAATTTGAAATTATGGAAAAATAGACTAAAACTACCTCTCAAATAGTTTGCACACACTT
The Bacteroidia bacterium genome window above contains:
- a CDS encoding OmpA family protein translates to MGIIKSIGVSIFWLCSYYLFGQGYIVTTVAGNGTPGYKDDIGTKSILNGPNGICADRLGNVFFADENNHVIRKIHADGTVSTYAGVPKQSGLLDGRKTTALFNGPHGLCFDKLGNLYVADYNNHCIRKITLLGTVSTIAGSPDAGFEDGKGKDAKFNYPIGLVADSKNNIYILDSHNNAIRKMTPEGIVTTFAGNGMAGFTNGKGKEATFDSPIGICIDMYDNLYVVDANNKAIRKITPDGIVSTYLHTDFRGFVDSTVYYNRKRLNFASTLNNTGGGVAISPDAKKIYIADGGSNVIFKVDVEKKYVTILAGSGKIGWKDGEAKTAMFNSPVEIITDAQENIYVCDYRNNCIRKIKPKPIPQKEQQNKELLVVKPKSNTQKNLTTENKFTPTKTYFLQGIVKDKNTGKFISNVPIQIDEEIAPSLVSDTEGKYKRQITSGKHTLKIQIQDYLPYQAEIFIPENQYENMLDIFLERIEVGKKMILKNIYFEPNSTKLADSSYKYLQEFAAYLKKNPTVKVRINGHTDVGSKNEQDNLILSENRAKVVMLYLITQGVDKKQLCSKGFGSSQPIADNRTSEGRAKNRRTEFEIMEK